The sequence below is a genomic window from Proteus vulgaris.
CAAATGCTCCTTCACGTTTTCGTCCGGTTATTAAACGTAAAACAACCAGCGGTATTTTAAATACCACATGGGAAGCGAATGATAATTTGAGTGTTGAAAACACACTGATTTATACTGATTTTTCTACACGCCGCTTAACTGAAGCACAAAGCCCGCGTGCAGATATTGATGCTAAAGAGTTTGAATTTGAACCTATGCTTCGTTTTAAAACAGACAGTGAAGCATTAAGCGGAATTTTTGGTTTACGTTATTTCCACGCCAAACAAGATGAATTTGTGAATATCTTTGGTGGTAGCTATTTTGATGATAAAACAGAAACAGCTTCTGCTTATGGTTCATTAACTTATGCACTATTTCCTGAAATTGACATAACGTTATCAGGGCGTTTTGAACGAGAGCACCACACCCGTAATGGGGGAAGTGCAGCCGTTGCTATCGATTTTGATGAAACCTATAACACGTTTCTCCCTAAAGCCGATATCGCGTGGAAACCTGCCGTGAATCAAACTGTTGGTTTTGCTGTCGGCCGAGGCTATAACGGTGGTGGCGCAGGTGTGACGATTGGTAAGCCGATCGTTACTTACGTGTATTCACCTGAATATGTATGGAATTATAGCCTTTATACACGTAATAGCCTGTTGGATAACAAGTTAAGTGTGATGACAAACTTGTTCTACAACGATTATAAAGATATGCAACTGCCATTTTATTTAGGGCCAAACTCTTCCACTATTCGTAATGCAAAAAAGGTTGAAACTTATGGTGCTGAATTAACAGTTGCTTATCAACCAATAGACTCTCTTGAATTAAATACAGGTGTTGGTTTATTAAAAACGAAAATCAAAGACTTTGGTAACAGTGGTATTGAAGGAAAAGAGTTAGCTCGAGCACCAAGTTATACTGCGAATGTCGGTGCTAAATATCAATTAACACAGGCGATGGATATTAGCGGTAATGTTTAGTTCTCGGGAGATTATTTCTCGAATGCGAATAATGCAGATAGCGGCAAAGTAGATAGTTTTTGGTTAGCTAATTTACAGCTTGGCTATAACTTTAAATGGGGTAGAACGACGTTATTTGCTCAGAACTTATTTGATTCTGATAAACGAATTCTTATTCCAGATAATAATAAAGATACCGCTATTTACCAACGTCCTCGTATGGTTGGTGCTTCAGTAGAAGTTCGTTTCTAAATATAAATCACAGCAAAGGGTGGTGTTAATTTATCACCCTTATTTTGCTTAATGTGATCATTCAATAAAAAGATAATGTTATGCACAATAGCCGATTACAGACACACAGTTTAAAGTTGGGATATCAACAGACAACGATTTGCCAAGATATTTCGCTTTCTATTCCTGATAAAAAGGTCACTGTCATTATTGGCCCCAATGGTTGTGGTAAATCAACGCTACTGCGTAGCTTGTGTTGTTTATTGAAACCATTATCAGGCCATGTTTCATTAGATGCTCAACCTTTAACGTCATTACCGACCAAAAAACTCGCTCGTCAAATCGCGTTATTACCACAAACGATGCAAGCACCTTCGGGGATCACGGTGGCTAATTTAGTGGCAAGAGGACGCTTTCCTCATCAAAGCTTTATGCATCAATGGAGCCAAGAAGATAAGTTAGCTGTAGAAACCGCAATGAAAGAGACTGGGATTGTGGAATTTGCAGATAAAACAGTAGATTCGTTATCTGGCGGTCAACGGCAACGTGTTTGGGTGGCGATGATATTAGCGCAACAA
It includes:
- a CDS encoding TonB-dependent receptor, with the translated sequence MSTILTLRAKKATITTLVQTALLGTLCIAAPSVNAQEIEKTSTSQDNKKHDEKVDVLIVTGEKLNKSIYDTGSSVTVYDAKKIEATPNADVNTLLQMTPNIVDNGNSNALPAIRGVDGSGPAQGAIAFLGGTRPRVNFSVDGRSFTYNEFGYGAQSLWDVNTVEIFRDPQSYVQGRNAIAGAILVKTQDPTFYWENAVKLGAGQQDLREYAVMTSGPLIEDKLAFRFTAERQERESFVHMDKYSPTGDPRDIHSNTFRGKLLYDSLDNPDFKAKLTVSHLDSRSPQNEANMASNLAPNAPSRFRPVIKRKTTSGILNTTWEANDNLSVENTLIYTDFSTRRLTEAQSPRADIDAKEFEFEPMLRFKTDSEALSGIFGLRYFHAKQDEFVNIFGGSYFDDKTETASAYGSLTYALFPEIDITLSGRFEREHHTRNGGSAAVAIDFDETYNTFLPKADIAWKPAVNQTVGFAVGRGYNGGGAGVTIGKPIVTYVYSPEYVWNYSLYTRNSLLDNKLSVMTNLFYNDYKDMQLPFYLGPNSSTIRNAKKVETYGAELTVAYQPIDSLELNTGVGLLKTKIKDFGNSGIEGKELARAPSYTANVGAKYQLTQAMDISGNV
- a CDS encoding ABC transporter ATP-binding protein, translating into MHNSRLQTHSLKLGYQQTTICQDISLSIPDKKVTVIIGPNGCGKSTLLRSLCCLLKPLSGHVSLDAQPLTSLPTKKLARQIALLPQTMQAPSGITVANLVARGRFPHQSFMHQWSQEDKLAVETAMKETGIVEFADKTVDSLSGGQRQRVWVAMILAQQTEILLLDEPTTYLDIAYQIELLNIFRKLNQQQGRTVVAVLHDLNQACRYADNLVVMVKGKIIAQGEPKSIINQALIKQVFDLECQIIPDPVVGTPMIVPC